The following proteins are co-located in the Prionailurus viverrinus isolate Anna chromosome A1, UM_Priviv_1.0, whole genome shotgun sequence genome:
- the LOC125160566 gene encoding ubiquitin-conjugating enzyme E2 N-like, with protein MAGLPRRIIKETQHLLTEPVPGITAEPDKSNAHYFHVVIAGPQDSPFEGGTFKRQLFLPEEYPMAAPKVCFMSKTYHANVDKLGRVCLDTLKDKWSPALQIRTVLLLTQALLSAPNPDDPLANDRAVEDQRSPSNRNG; from the coding sequence ATGGCCGGGCTGCCCCGCAGGATTATCAAGGAAACCCAGCATTTGCTGACGGAACCAGTTCCTGGCATTACAGCAGAACCTGACAAAAGCAACGCCCATTATTTTCATGTGGTCATTGCTGGCCCCCAGGATTCCCCCTTTGAGGGAGGGACTTTTAAACGTCAACTATTCCTTCCAGAAGAATACCCAATGGCAGCCCCTAAAGTATGTTTCATGAGCAAAACTTATCATGCTAATGTAGACAAGTTGGGAAGAGTATGTTTAGATACTTTGAAAGATAAGTGGTCCCCAGCACTGCAGATTCGCACAGTTCTGCTATTGACCCAGGCATTGTTAAGTGCTCCCAATCCAGATGATCCATTAGCAAATGATAGAGCAGTGGAAGACCAACGAAGCCCAAGCAACAGAAACGGCTAG